A region of uncultured Carboxylicivirga sp. DNA encodes the following proteins:
- a CDS encoding pseudouridine synthase — protein MSEIAVIYQDEDLIVVDKPVDLPVHKNDFMPADAAYLTKEVGLLTGKSVYPVHRLDSKTSGIIVLAFSREAAALLSQQFEQRKVKKSYVVVCKGIPGEGTFDKPVLIKKKKKRVSASTYYKTLKSVSTKIGYKNFTDVDLSLVMVSPETGRWHQIRQHFAFERFDLLGDTQHGDWTLNKIMTAETGVKRLLLHAHTLSFIHPSSGEKMNLKAPIPGEFEQVLEQLKDFELHYSD, from the coding sequence ATGAGCGAAATAGCAGTTATCTATCAGGATGAAGACCTGATTGTTGTTGATAAACCGGTTGACCTTCCGGTTCATAAGAATGATTTTATGCCAGCCGATGCTGCCTATCTTACTAAAGAGGTAGGATTACTAACCGGAAAATCTGTTTATCCCGTGCATAGACTTGATTCGAAAACATCAGGAATCATTGTACTGGCATTTTCCAGGGAAGCAGCAGCATTATTGTCTCAGCAATTTGAACAACGTAAGGTAAAGAAAAGCTATGTAGTAGTTTGTAAAGGTATACCCGGTGAAGGCACTTTTGATAAACCTGTGTTAATTAAGAAAAAGAAAAAGCGAGTTAGCGCTTCAACTTATTATAAAACCTTGAAAAGTGTATCAACAAAAATAGGCTACAAAAATTTTACAGATGTTGATTTAAGCCTTGTAATGGTTTCTCCCGAAACAGGTCGTTGGCATCAGATTCGGCAACATTTTGCTTTTGAACGCTTCGATTTGTTGGGTGACACACAACACGGTGATTGGACTTTGAATAAAATAATGACTGCCGAAACAGGTGTTAAGCGGCTTCTGTTACATGCACATACATTATCATTTATTCATCCTTCCAGCGGAGAGAAAATGAATTTAAAAGCTCCAATTCCTGGTGAGTTTGAGCAGGTATTGGAGCAGTTAAAAGATTTTGAGTTACATTATTCCGATTGA
- a CDS encoding ATP-binding protein, producing MRRSLLLATLLVVSLLCITTQIFSQSNDDEYLFISYGEENGVNDPDILAFEQDSTGYFWIATNNGLYRYDGQYFDLFTHLSYDTLSLPDNKVTAIDYDTIDNTLWVGTFFGEISCLDLKTYKFDNKPPVRTMNNLNGNGLITSITRHNKDWMIFGAQGSGLTFYDIKNNTYVRPDSFVKKYNNIVQLLTLNDTTYIATDKGLCYAIKINDNGFKVNEVEELAGIMPITSIRSKSNKTITLTDQHSLYQFSLEDKSVRKIYQNSSLQKFTTHYADRDGNFWIGTNGGGVLQVSENGKLINHYRSEDEKEKHLKSDWINDIFISNHEPIVWIGSKGSLGYFNSEHYKFDHKYINSKYQSGGDRIYLLFKDSKGRYWYNSLTNTYVSDINGENYKPLTYGIDKKEFKDRIFEIFEEDGGTLWMASEIGLLKVDNHKDNADLIQFHDDNIKNASFNNLTSVKEVNDSILWLSSYRGLVKYNKVNGSYQIYPYSLIENEVDSLSTNKFCLINDSVILLGTDESELIKFNLITENYKRISTQRKFGSLIKSNYILDVVKDSLDQVWLATYGSGLLQYFPDNDSVAPASFNTNLNSDVYGILQGEDGFLWMSTSTKLIKFNPENKSVTSYGPTDGVQVKEFNECAYSKAKDGTMMFGGIGGFVEFNPSKLRYNLNKPKVAISSYKLSSKAYNDEGPGEISVEYNVPDTIKISTDEKKISFFATVFNYTQSSKNLAAWKLEGYDASWDTLAAFADKSYGRLPEGTYKLLLKGSNNDEVWSEDIDSVVLVVKPTFYKSRAFKILLIILGFFALYLIYYLRGRIHKQREKRLQYLVEQSTSKLKKTNDELEHSREEMLVQKAELERHRNYLEELVLERTADLELAREKAEESDRLKTAFLANLSHEIRTPMNSIIGFSSLLSTDMHSEKDRNEFIKLIQQSSESLLVLIDDIIDISRIESGQLHLVKKQFKIVELCDMVYKSIALNGAFSANTELKIDMSGIAEDAELFSDWERLKQVLFNLINNALKFTSSGHVKLCVCEKTRADVAKYPEMFDDFSYPESFFLFRVEDTGIGIKEEDYNTIFTPFVKIEDRKINYSGMGLGLSIVKQIIHVLGGEIWLRSELGKGSTFYFYLPNQKLK from the coding sequence ATGAGAAGGAGCCTACTACTTGCAACCTTATTGGTTGTTAGTTTACTATGTATTACTACGCAAATATTTTCACAGTCAAATGATGATGAGTATTTATTTATCAGTTATGGTGAAGAAAATGGGGTGAATGATCCTGATATACTCGCTTTTGAACAGGATTCTACAGGATATTTCTGGATAGCAACTAATAACGGTTTATATCGTTATGATGGTCAGTATTTCGATCTTTTTACTCATCTCTCATACGATACGCTTTCATTACCTGATAATAAAGTTACTGCAATTGATTATGATACTATTGATAATACTTTATGGGTTGGAACTTTCTTTGGTGAAATAAGTTGTTTGGATCTGAAAACATATAAGTTTGATAATAAACCACCAGTCCGAACAATGAATAACTTGAATGGAAATGGACTGATAACTTCGATTACCCGTCACAATAAAGACTGGATGATTTTTGGTGCACAGGGATCGGGACTTACTTTTTATGACATCAAAAATAATACATACGTTAGACCTGATTCTTTCGTTAAAAAATATAATAATATTGTACAATTATTAACCCTGAATGATACTACTTATATCGCTACAGATAAAGGTTTATGTTATGCAATTAAAATAAACGATAATGGTTTTAAAGTAAATGAGGTTGAAGAATTAGCTGGAATTATGCCCATTACTTCAATTCGTTCAAAAAGTAATAAAACTATAACCTTAACTGATCAACACTCGCTATATCAATTTTCGCTGGAAGACAAATCAGTTCGGAAAATTTATCAAAATTCCTCGTTACAAAAATTTACAACCCACTATGCCGATCGTGATGGAAACTTCTGGATTGGAACCAATGGAGGAGGTGTTTTACAAGTGTCGGAGAATGGAAAATTAATCAATCATTACCGTTCGGAAGATGAGAAGGAGAAACATTTAAAAAGTGATTGGATTAATGATATTTTTATAAGTAACCATGAACCGATTGTTTGGATTGGTAGTAAAGGAAGTTTAGGTTATTTTAATAGTGAACATTATAAGTTTGATCATAAGTATATTAATTCAAAGTATCAAAGTGGAGGTGATCGGATTTACTTATTATTTAAAGACAGTAAAGGACGTTATTGGTATAATTCATTAACCAATACATACGTAAGTGACATTAATGGAGAAAACTATAAGCCGCTTACCTATGGTATTGATAAGAAAGAATTTAAAGATAGAATATTTGAGATTTTTGAAGAGGATGGTGGAACATTATGGATGGCTTCTGAAATTGGTCTTTTAAAAGTTGATAACCATAAAGACAATGCTGATTTAATTCAATTTCATGATGATAATATAAAAAATGCTTCGTTTAACAATCTTACATCCGTAAAAGAAGTTAATGATTCAATTCTGTGGTTATCATCTTATAGAGGATTAGTTAAGTATAATAAGGTAAACGGTTCATATCAGATATATCCTTATTCATTGATTGAGAATGAGGTTGATTCATTAAGTACTAATAAATTCTGCCTGATTAATGATAGTGTTATTTTGTTGGGTACCGATGAAAGTGAATTGATAAAATTTAATTTAATAACAGAAAACTACAAGCGGATTTCTACCCAGCGTAAATTTGGTTCGTTAATTAAGAGTAACTACATTCTTGATGTGGTGAAAGACTCATTGGATCAAGTGTGGTTAGCTACCTATGGTTCAGGTTTACTCCAATATTTTCCTGATAATGATTCGGTAGCTCCTGCTTCATTTAACACAAATCTAAACTCCGATGTATATGGTATTTTGCAGGGAGAGGATGGATTTCTTTGGATGTCAACAAGTACCAAGTTGATTAAATTTAATCCTGAAAATAAAAGTGTAACTTCCTATGGACCAACAGATGGGGTTCAGGTAAAAGAATTTAATGAATGCGCCTATTCTAAAGCCAAGGATGGTACAATGATGTTTGGAGGTATTGGAGGATTTGTTGAGTTTAATCCATCCAAATTAAGATATAACCTGAATAAACCAAAAGTTGCTATCAGTTCGTACAAACTTTCTTCAAAAGCATATAATGATGAAGGTCCGGGTGAGATTAGTGTTGAATATAATGTTCCGGATACAATTAAGATCTCAACGGATGAGAAAAAAATAAGCTTTTTTGCAACTGTTTTTAATTACACTCAAAGTTCTAAAAACCTTGCAGCATGGAAGCTGGAAGGATATGATGCAAGTTGGGATACACTGGCAGCTTTTGCAGATAAAAGTTATGGAAGATTACCTGAGGGTACTTACAAGCTCCTGCTTAAAGGAAGTAATAATGATGAAGTGTGGAGTGAGGATATTGATTCGGTAGTGTTGGTTGTTAAACCAACCTTTTATAAAAGTCGTGCCTTTAAAATATTATTAATTATACTAGGCTTCTTTGCGTTATATCTTATTTACTATTTAAGGGGTAGAATACACAAGCAACGTGAAAAACGTCTGCAATATCTGGTAGAACAAAGTACCAGCAAGTTGAAGAAGACAAATGATGAGCTTGAGCATAGCAGAGAAGAGATGTTGGTGCAGAAGGCCGAATTGGAAAGACACCGTAATTATCTTGAAGAATTGGTGTTGGAACGAACTGCTGATCTGGAACTTGCCAGAGAGAAAGCTGAAGAATCGGATCGATTGAAAACTGCGTTTCTGGCCAATTTGTCACACGAGATCAGAACACCAATGAATTCGATTATTGGATTTTCCAGTTTGTTATCAACCGATATGCACAGTGAAAAGGACAGAAACGAGTTTATTAAGCTGATACAACAGAGTAGTGAAAGTTTATTGGTTTTAATTGACGATATCATTGATATTTCACGAATAGAATCAGGACAGTTACATTTGGTTAAGAAGCAATTTAAGATTGTTGAATTGTGTGATATGGTTTATAAATCAATTGCGTTAAATGGTGCGTTTTCTGCAAATACTGAATTAAAAATTGATATGAGTGGTATTGCTGAAGATGCTGAACTTTTCTCTGATTGGGAACGATTAAAGCAGGTGCTTTTTAATTTGATAAATAATGCACTTAAATTCACCTCCAGTGGTCATGTTAAATTATGCGTTTGTGAAAAGACCAGGGCTGATGTAGCCAAATACCCTGAAATGTTCGATGATTTCTCTTATCCTGAAAGTTTCTTTTTATTCAGAGTTGAGGATACAGGTATAGGTATTAAGGAAGAAGACTATAATACCATTTTTACACCATTTGTTAAGATTGAAGACCGCAAAATTAATTACTCAGGAATGGGCTTGGGATTGAGTATTGTAAAACAAATAATTCATGTACTTGGAGGTGAGATATGGTTGCGGTCTGAGTTGGGAAAGGGAAGTACTTTTTATTTCTACCTGCCGAATCAAAAATTAAAGTAA